In the genome of Thermodesulfobacteriota bacterium, one region contains:
- the proB gene encoding glutamate 5-kinase, with amino-acid sequence MTQEYLRRNTLKNVKRIVIKIGSGVLTSSDGGLDSKVFKGLAREISILKKNGYNPIIVSSGAIAAGMQKLGLTEKPKNIPQKQAAAAVGQSTLMWNYERSFAEYNQKVAQVLLTHDDLSSRQRYLNARNTLLTLSGYGIIPVINENDSVAVEEIKFGDNDNLSALTTNLVGAELLIILTDINGLYDEDPCRKEDARLISVVKEINREIEKIAGDTTSPISIGGMITKVQAAKKAAVFGVPTIVANGKLDGIIGRIIIGEDVGTLFLPKETRMTSRKHWIAFTLKPKGEILVDDGAQKAIVNKGKSLLPSGILSIKGKFGIGDSVNLVGPDRFEFARGLVNYSSSEIAKIKGLKTGEIEGKLGYKYFDEIVHRDDLVVLEMIGV; translated from the coding sequence ATGACACAAGAATATCTCAGAAGAAATACCCTCAAAAATGTAAAAAGGATAGTAATAAAGATAGGTAGTGGTGTCTTAACTTCTAGTGACGGTGGCTTAGATTCAAAGGTATTCAAGGGGCTGGCAAGAGAAATATCCATTTTAAAGAAGAACGGCTATAATCCAATTATCGTCTCTTCAGGGGCTATTGCCGCTGGCATGCAGAAATTGGGACTTACTGAAAAACCAAAAAACATTCCGCAGAAACAGGCAGCTGCAGCCGTAGGACAATCTACCCTTATGTGGAATTACGAAAGATCCTTTGCCGAATACAATCAAAAGGTAGCGCAGGTGCTGCTTACCCATGACGATCTCAGTAGCCGTCAGAGATACTTAAATGCTCGGAATACCCTTTTAACCCTGTCAGGTTACGGCATTATCCCCGTAATAAATGAAAATGATTCGGTAGCTGTAGAGGAAATAAAATTCGGAGATAATGATAATCTATCTGCCCTGACTACAAACCTGGTCGGAGCCGAATTACTCATAATACTCACCGACATTAACGGACTATATGATGAGGACCCCTGTCGGAAAGAGGATGCCCGACTTATTTCCGTTGTAAAAGAGATCAACCGCGAAATAGAAAAGATTGCAGGAGACACCACCAGCCCAATCAGCATTGGTGGAATGATTACGAAAGTGCAGGCTGCTAAAAAAGCCGCTGTCTTTGGAGTCCCTACTATAGTGGCCAATGGTAAGCTGGATGGAATTATAGGCAGGATCATTATTGGGGAAGATGTTGGCACCCTATTTTTACCAAAAGAGACTAGAATGACCAGCCGTAAGCACTGGATCGCCTTTACCCTAAAACCCAAGGGAGAGATTCTCGTAGATGACGGAGCCCAAAAGGCTATCGTAAATAAAGGGAAAAGTCTCCTTCCCTCAGGGATACTAAGCATAAAGGGAAAGTTTGGGATCGGTGATTCAGTTAACTTAGTAGGCCCTGACAGATTCGAGTTTGCAAGAGGTTTAGTAAATTATAGCTCTTCAGAAATAGCAAAGATAAAGGGGCTTAAGACCGGCGAGATAGAAGGTAAACTGGGCTATAAATACTTTGACGAGATAGTCCATAGGGATGATTTGGTAGTTTTAGAGATGATAGGAGTCTAA